Genomic segment of Paenibacillaceae bacterium GAS479:
CAAGACTATGTTTATTTGCGCTGCCTGGTCAGCCTCTCCTCCTGTACTCGCACAATAAGCAAGTCAAGGGATTGACTAAGCTGCAGGACTTCTCCATGCAACAGCGTGTTTTGGATCGCGGCCGTTTCTACCATCTGACCTCGAAGCCTCTCGATTTGCTGATGCAGCTGAACATTCTCTTTCATTACATACCTCTCCAAATTTCATGATTTGTCACGGTCATCATATAACGGAGAGGGGAAAAAGACTGTCAGAAAGCGTCGAGCCCAAAGCATCATTTTGAGCTTTTTTCTGGGGCTACAGACGTGCAACGAGCGTTTGGACGAGGCCCAGGAAGCGAGATTTGACACGTTCTGTCGTTTCAATGACTTCTTCATGCGACAGCGGCTGATCTAAAATGCCAGAAGCCATGTTTGTAATACAAGAAATTCCAACAACTTCCATGCCGCAGTGGTTAGCTGCAATCACTTCCGTGACCGTAGACATGCCTACAGCATCAGCACCAAGCGTACGCATCATGCGGATCTCGGCCGGCGTTTCATAGGATGGGCCGAGAACAGCAAGATAGACGCCTTCACGCAGGTCAAAACCTTGCTCCTTTGCAATCTCTCTGGCCACATTGCCGAGTCGACGGCTGTAACCTTCGGACATATCAGGGAAACGAACGCCAACTGCGTTGTCATTTGGTCCCATGAGGGGATTACGCCCCGTAAAGTTGATATGGTCCGTGATCAACATCAGATCGCCTGCGGAATAATTCGTGTTGATGCCGCCTGCTGCATTCGTGACGACGAGACGATCTGCTCCGAGCGCCTTCATGACACGGACTGGGAACGCTGTCAATTCCGCTCCATATCCTTCGTACATATGGAAACGACCCTTCATCAGGATGACCGGAATTCCGGAAAGCATCCCAACTAAAAGCTCACCGGCATGTCCTTCTACAGTGGACACCGGGAAATGTGGGATGTCGCTGTATGAGATCGTGACAGCTTCCTCAATATAATCAGCCAGAATGCCGAGTCCAGACCCCATGATTAGGCCGACTTGCGGCGTAATAGGGCTTTGGGAACGGATGAACTGGACGGCCTCTCCAATTTGTTTAGCTGTTTCTTGTGTGCTCATGTGTTTTCTTCCTCTCGTCATTGTCTTTCGTCTTCTTGCTGGATCATGGCGGCGCGTGCTCCAGCGCGCGGATGCGCCTGCTCGTACACATCCTTGACCCTTGGGCGATCCGTACCTGCATAGCGTTCAGTAGAAACGATGCCTTCATGGCCCATCATTTCCTGCACGGCCCGCAGATCCGCGCCACGCTCCAGCATATGAGCGGCGAACGATGTCCGCAGCGTATGCGGCGTAATCGCTCCTCCGTCCTCAATGCCGGAGATGCGGGCATGCTTTTTGATAATTTTCCAGAAACCCTGCCGGGAAAGCGGCTCACCGGACACGTTGAGAAACAGCTCCTCGGGCTCCGCTACACCCTTCCGGGCAAGTGAGCCCATTCCGACGCGCTGTTCCAGCAGCCCCGGCCTGCCCTCGCGTAAATATAGGGACATCCAGCCGGCAGCAATTTGTCCAAGCGGCACTACTCTTTCCTTATTGCGCGGGGAGCATACCTTCACATAACCAAGGCTTGGCTGGGGATCGCCGGCCTTCATGGAAAGCAGCTCCGAAACGCGAATCCCGGAGCCGTACAGCAGCTCCAACATCGCTTTATCACGCAGCCCTGCCGGAGAGTCTGTTGATGGCGCGGCCATCAGCTGTTCGACCTGGTCCAGCGTAAGCGGCACCGGTCGAGCCAGCTCCTGGCGGGGCAGTTCCACATGCATGGAGGGGTCGCGATCCGTGTATCCGACCCGGGTCAGGAACCGGTAAAAGGAGCGGATAGATGCCAAACGGCGACTCACCGTCGAGCTTCTACTGCCCTCCTCGCGGCAAACCTGCAGGTAGCGTACCAGATGGTGGCGGCCTATGCTGCCGATGCTCGACAATCCCTGACTCTCGAGCCAAGCAATCGCATGTTCGAGATCACGCTTGTAGGCATCATAAGTCGCCGCGGACACCCGGCGCCCGTTCTGAAGCTCGTCCAGCCAGGCATAGAGGCATTGTGTCAGCTCCATGTTCCTTTCCCCCCTCGCTCCAAAGTATAGTCGCTCTAGCGCCGTTCGGCAAACTGCCCGTTGAAGTGGGGGTAAAACTAGGGCAAGGCATGAACAGCAGGCGGAGGAAAAGTGGAATTCGATTTACTTGCTCAGACGGGTTTCTTAATCAGACGTCAATATTTGAGAGGTGGAATTCTAGCTCGGACGAGCCAACCAAGTAGTCGAAGTTACTTGTGAGGCGGTAATCTGGCTCGGGAGCTCAAACCAAGTAGTCGAAGTTACTTGAGTGGCGGTAATCTAGCTCGGGAACTCAAACCAAGTAGTCGAAGTTACTTATGAGGCGGTAATCTAGCTCGGACGAGCCAACCAAGTAGTCGAAGTTACTTGAGTGGCGGAATTCTAGCTCGGGAGCTCAAACCAAGTAGTCGAAGTTACTAGTGAGGCGGAATTCTAGCTCGGGAGCTCAAACCAAGTAGTCGAAGTTACTTGTGAGGCGGTAATCTAGCTCGGGAGCTCAAACCAAGTAGTCGAAGTTACTTGTGAGGCGGTAATCTAGCTCGGGAGCTCAAACCAAGTAGTCGAAGTTACTTGTGAGGCGGTAATCTGGCTCGGGAGCTCAAACCAAGTAGTCGAAGTTACTTGTGAGGCGGAATTCTAGCTCGGGAGCTCAAACCAAGTAGTCGAAGTTACTTGTGAAGCGGAATTCAAGCTCGGGAGCTCAAACCAAGTAGTCGAAGTTACTTGTAGCCCTTCCTGCGGTCTTCAGGCTAAGGTCAAATAACAGCACAAATAGGTTGTCCGCCTTGTTCAATCTAACATAAAAAGCCCGTAGCCAATTGGCCCGGGCATCGTTGCTACAGCTATAGCCTGCAAGCTCACCGTCATCACTCTCCATTGTAATAGAACCAGCGTAGCCGATCTGCGATGGAACCGCCCTCTGGCGGAGCTTCATTGAGCTCAAATACCTTCAGTGCCTGGCCTTGTGGAACAGCATAGGGATCAAACGGACGAATCCAGCTTGCTCCTAGCTGAAAGCTTTCATATACCAACACGGTCAGGCAAGCGAACAACGCGGCAAATACGAACCTTGTTAACCATCTGCGCACCGAGACGATCATTCGCGAGACTCCCCCTTTCACACAGACAAGGTATGCACCGGACAAGCAGGATATGTCCACTTCCGACCCGACCATGAGCCCGATCCGCGATCCGCACGCCCCCATACACTGAGAAGGAATGACTCAGGGGGGAATAAAGCGTATGAAGTCCATTGGAAAATGTCTATGCGAATGCGCGGCGCACAGCCCGGGTAAACATACCAAGAAGCACATTATCTCGCTGCGCAGTCGCAAAGCTTATGATGAAGCGATCAAGGAGCTTAAGCTGGCCGGCATCAAACCGGCGCACGCTTGGAGAGGGAGTTGCATCATATGTCTTCATCTTGATCGACGTACGAGCTTGAAGGAGATTCACCGTCATCGCCATGTGAGCAGTTTGGAAAAGGATGTGATCATGCGGGCTTTAGGAGCTTCTCCCAAAGCCTCCCTCAAACCATTCGAATCTTGTAATTCCTCCAAATCCAAGCGATCTCATAGCTCCTTCAGATCCTGCAGATCCTGCAGATCCTGCAGATCCTGCAGATCCTGTACATCTCGCAAATTGCACATATTCTGTGAATCCTGCAAATTCCGTAAGCACTGCAGATCCTGCAACAAGCCGCTGGCCCGACAACAGCGCTCTCGCTCACGTCAGATAACGGCCAGAGTCCAGTCGAGCAAAGGCTGCGGAAGCCGTGTACCCTGGAACATCCAACGAGTCGGAGCACCGGCCGCTTGGAAAAAAACACTGGGACGCGGAATTCGCCTGGCAGTCATCGACACCGGCATCGGTCCGCATGACAATCTGACCGTTGCAGGCGGCGTCAACGTCATCGGCGGAAGCTCGTACCGGGATGACAACGGCCACGGAACGCATGTCTCCGGAATCGCAGCAGGCAGGGGACGCTCCGGCGGACCGTTAGGCGTCGCTCCAGGTGCCTCTCTCTATGCTGTAAAAGCGCTGGACAACAATGGCCTCGGTAGCTTAACGAGCATCCTGGAAGGATTGGAATGGTGCATCAAAAACCGAATAAAAGTCGTCAATATGAGCCTTGGAACTGATTCTAAAACGAAAAGTCCCGCCTTGCGGCGCGTCGTAAAACGAGCGTATAAAAACGGAATCGTGCTTGTCGCTGCCGCAGGCAACTCAGGCAAAAATAGCGGCGGCATCGACATCCCTGGCGTATACCCGGAGACGATCGCCGTGGCCGCTACGGGTCGGAGTAATCTGATTGCCGAATTCAGCAGCCGTGGCAAAGGAATTGACCTGTCTGCTCCAGGTGACAGCATCTGCTCATGCTGGCTGAATAACGGGTACAAAACAGAATCAGGTACGAGCATGAGCACGCCTCATGTTGCCGGTGGAGCAGCTCTGCTGCTGGCAGCCAATCCAGACATGAAGGCATCACAAGTTGCTCCGATGCTGAAGCGCTGGGCACGCAAGCTACCGAACTATAATAGCCCCTCTCAAGGCCAAGGCTTGCTGCAACTGAGCAAAACAGCCACAGCATTCTACCCGGTAAAATGAATAATGCGGAAGTGGAATCGCCAGACAAGACTGCCAATCGGCTGAGCCACGAGCTTCCGTCGCCATAAAAATAAAACAGCTCCGGCATCCATCGTCAACCCCGGTTAGGGGGACGATGAATACGGAGCTGTTAAGGTTTCTTGGAGTCATTAACCTCTCGGCAACGTCTGCAGATACCTTGGAAATCCAGGCGGTGATCCAGTACGGTGAATCCGAATTCGATCTCCAACCGTTCTTCCAGAGGTCCGAGCCAGTCTTCCTTAATTTCCTCCATCGATCCGCATTGTACGCAGATCAGATGATGATGATGATGCTTGCTATTATCTGTTCTCAAGTCGTAACGGGCTACTCCGTCGCCGAAGTTCATCTTCTCCACGACGTGAAGCTCACTGAGCAACTCCAGCGTACGATAAACGGTAGCTAAACCGATCTCGGGAGCCTTGTCCTTGACGAGCATAAACACGTCCTCGGCGCTCAAATGGTCTTCTTCGTTCTCGAGCAGAACGCGTACGGTTGCTTCACGCTGCGGGGTCAACTTGTAGCCCTGCGACTGGAGCTGCTGCTTAATGGAA
This window contains:
- a CDS encoding purine-nucleoside phosphorylase; the encoded protein is MSTQETAKQIGEAVQFIRSQSPITPQVGLIMGSGLGILADYIEEAVTISYSDIPHFPVSTVEGHAGELLVGMLSGIPVILMKGRFHMYEGYGAELTAFPVRVMKALGADRLVVTNAAGGINTNYSAGDLMLITDHINFTGRNPLMGPNDNAVGVRFPDMSEGYSRRLGNVAREIAKEQGFDLREGVYLAVLGPSYETPAEIRMMRTLGADAVGMSTVTEVIAANHCGMEVVGISCITNMASGILDQPLSHEEVIETTERVKSRFLGLVQTLVARL
- a CDS encoding Spo0E like sporulation regulatory protein, which encodes MKENVQLHQQIERLRGQMVETAAIQNTLLHGEVLQLSQSLDLLIVRVQEERLTRQRK
- a CDS encoding integrase/recombinase XerD, producing the protein MELTQCLYAWLDELQNGRRVSAATYDAYKRDLEHAIAWLESQGLSSIGSIGRHHLVRYLQVCREEGSRSSTVSRRLASIRSFYRFLTRVGYTDRDPSMHVELPRQELARPVPLTLDQVEQLMAAPSTDSPAGLRDKAMLELLYGSGIRVSELLSMKAGDPQPSLGYVKVCSPRNKERVVPLGQIAAGWMSLYLREGRPGLLEQRVGMGSLARKGVAEPEELFLNVSGEPLSRQGFWKIIKKHARISGIEDGGAITPHTLRTSFAAHMLERGADLRAVQEMMGHEGIVSTERYAGTDRPRVKDVYEQAHPRAGARAAMIQQEDERQ
- a CDS encoding Subtilase family protein, with translation MKSIGKCLCECAAHSPGKHTKKHIISLRSRKAYDEAIKELKLAGIKPAHAWRGSCIICLHLDRRTSLKEIHRHRHVSSLEKDVIMRALGASPKASLKPFESCNSSKSKRSHSSFRSCRSCRSCRSCRSCTSRKLHIFCESCKFRKHCRSCNKPLARQQRSRSRQITARVQSSKGCGSRVPWNIQRVGAPAAWKKTLGRGIRLAVIDTGIGPHDNLTVAGGVNVIGGSSYRDDNGHGTHVSGIAAGRGRSGGPLGVAPGASLYAVKALDNNGLGSLTSILEGLEWCIKNRIKVVNMSLGTDSKTKSPALRRVVKRAYKNGIVLVAAAGNSGKNSGGIDIPGVYPETIAVAATGRSNLIAEFSSRGKGIDLSAPGDSICSCWLNNGYKTESGTSMSTPHVAGGAALLLAANPDMKASQVAPMLKRWARKLPNYNSPSQGQGLLQLSKTATAFYPVK
- a CDS encoding Fur family transcriptional regulator, ferric uptake regulator; protein product: MEARIDSIKQQLQSQGYKLTPQREATVRVLLENEEDHLSAEDVFMLVKDKAPEIGLATVYRTLELLSELHVVEKMNFGDGVARYDLRTDNSKHHHHHLICVQCGSMEEIKEDWLGPLEERLEIEFGFTVLDHRLDFQGICRRCREVNDSKKP